The Mycolicibacterium fluoranthenivorans genomic interval ATGCCGAAACCCCCATCGTTGACGTTGACGTAAGAAACCATAGTGGTGCCGCGAGCGTCGCCCTCACTGGTCGGTCTCTGGTTCGTCATCGAGTGCCGCAGCCGCTTCGAAGAGGAACTTGATGGCATTCCACTGCGCGGGGGTGGGGATGAATTCGTCTATGTCCTTTGCCTTAACCATGCGCGTCACCGTAGGACCAATTCCGGGGCGGACGTGAGTAGCCACACCGCGAGCGCGTCGGCTGCGATCAACAATGCGAACGTTGCCCTCATCGTGCGTCCGCCGTTCGCGCCCATTCGATGAGCGCGTCGACGGTGTCGAAGCCGGTCTCCGCAAGGATGTACTCGGTGCTGACCCCGCGGCGCGACAGGATGGCGGTTACAAGTTCCCACGCAGAAAGTGCGTCGGCGGGAGTGTCGGTACTCATGGGCTAACCCCTCGTGAATAGGGGTTACTCGAAAGCCAGTTGTATGAATGTTGCATGCGCTCTGGTGAGTAGTTCTAACTAGAGGCTCTGAACTGCAACGTTCGTGGTGCGCGATACTGGGATTGAACCAGTGACCTCTTCCGTGTCAGGGAAGCGCTCTCCCGCTGAGCTAATCGCGCCGGGTCCAACTTGGAGGTGGAGACGGGAATCGAACCCGTGTGCACGGCTTTGCAGGCCGTTGCCTCACCACTCGGCCACTCCACCGCTGGGGTTGATGCCATTCGCACCTTCGAGCGGATGACGGGATTCGAACCCGCGACCCTCACCTTGGCAAGGTGATGCGCTACCAACTGCGCTACATCCGCGTGCCTCGGGTGAGATCGTCACCCGGTGCGGGATGGAACATTAGTCCAACCACACGACGAACTACAAATCACTTGGAACGGAACGGCAATCGGCCCTAAAACAGCTGGTAAACCTGGCGTGCGAGGGAGAAGCCATGGCCGGTGCGCGCGTCGCGGCACGAGATGCCGTTCTCGGAGCTGTCGCAGCTGAGTCGCCCGCGGGTGAGTGAGTCGCCGTAGGCGAGCACGTTCTCACCGCCGAGGGTGGTGTCGCCGGCGCAGACGAACGCGGGCCGCTCACCGGGGGTGATACCGATGCCCTGGCCGTAGTCGAGTTCGCAGTCGGCGGGCCGCGGCGGAGGATTCCAGTCCTGGTCGATGATGTCGCAGCGCGCGTAATCGCTGTCC includes:
- a CDS encoding DUF6636 domain-containing protein — translated: MKRGTVALIASWSLLTLTAPTAAAEPGGLVTFISPSGNVGCILDSDYARCDIIDQDWNPPPRPADCELDYGQGIGITPGERPAFVCAGDTTLGGENVLAYGDSLTRGRLSCDSSENGISCRDARTGHGFSLARQVYQLF